One Mycolicibacterium crocinum DNA window includes the following coding sequences:
- a CDS encoding metallopeptidase family protein: MPVRMDPARFEELVGDALDLIPPGLAKAIDNVVIMVEDHHPEDPDLLGLYEGVALTERDSSYAGSLPDTVTIYREPLLDMCDTEADVVEEVAITVIHEIAHHFGIDDDRLHELGWG; the protein is encoded by the coding sequence GTGCCCGTCCGGATGGACCCGGCGCGGTTCGAGGAATTGGTCGGCGACGCACTGGATCTCATTCCGCCCGGGCTGGCCAAAGCGATCGACAACGTCGTGATCATGGTCGAGGATCACCACCCGGAGGATCCGGATCTGCTGGGTCTCTACGAGGGAGTCGCGCTCACCGAGCGTGATTCGAGCTATGCCGGATCACTGCCCGATACCGTCACGATCTATCGAGAGCCGCTGCTCGACATGTGCGACACCGAAGCCGACGTGGTCGAGGAGGTCGCTATCACCGTAATCCACGAGATCGCACATCATTTCGGCATCGACGATGATCGACTGCACGAATTGGGTTGGGGCTGA